One window from the genome of Sphingomicrobium arenosum encodes:
- the ctlX gene encoding citrulline utilization hydrolase CtlX: MTLPPSSVLMVRPHHFALNPETLADNGYQSGSGTADAAAAHVEVTAVAAALRAAGVEVLLFEDEDLETPDSVFPNNWVSVHPDGTLVTYPMRAPNRRRERRGDIVAAIEQGFHIERRLDLSPHEAQGRFLEGTGAIVFDHDRHLAFATRSGRCDEGLLRELCAHIDYRPIAFTATRADGTPVYHTNVMMALGSGYALVGLDMLRDPTEREALVEAMGTRDLVMLEEWQVDEFAGNAFELAGRDGPLLTMSERAAAALRGDQRAIIERHARLLSVAIPTIEQAGGSLRCMLAAIEAPPRA; encoded by the coding sequence ATGACCTTGCCGCCGTCCAGCGTCCTCATGGTGCGCCCGCATCATTTCGCGCTCAATCCCGAGACGCTCGCCGACAATGGCTATCAGTCGGGCAGCGGCACGGCCGATGCGGCGGCGGCGCATGTCGAGGTCACGGCCGTCGCGGCGGCGTTGCGCGCGGCGGGGGTCGAGGTGCTTTTGTTCGAGGACGAGGACCTCGAGACTCCCGACAGCGTCTTTCCGAACAATTGGGTCTCTGTTCATCCCGACGGCACGCTCGTGACCTATCCGATGCGCGCGCCCAACCGGCGGCGAGAGCGGCGCGGAGATATAGTCGCGGCGATCGAGCAGGGCTTTCATATCGAACGCCGCCTCGATCTTTCGCCTCACGAAGCGCAGGGGCGCTTTCTCGAAGGAACGGGGGCCATCGTCTTCGACCATGACCGGCACCTCGCCTTTGCCACGCGCTCGGGGCGCTGCGACGAGGGGCTGCTACGAGAATTATGCGCGCACATCGATTACCGCCCCATCGCCTTTACCGCTACCCGCGCCGACGGAACGCCGGTCTATCACACCAATGTCATGATGGCACTGGGCAGCGGCTATGCGCTGGTGGGATTGGACATGCTTCGCGATCCGACGGAGCGGGAGGCGCTGGTCGAGGCGATGGGGACCCGCGACCTCGTCATGCTTGAGGAATGGCAGGTCGACGAATTTGCCGGCAATGCCTTTGAATTGGCAGGGCGCGACGGACCCTTGCTCACCATGTCGGAACGTGCGGCGGCGGCGCTGCGCGGCGATCAGCGCGCCATCATCGAACGCCATGCACGCCTGTTGAGCGTGGCCATTCCGACCATCGAGCAGGCGGGCGGATCGCTGCGCTGCATGCTTGCGGCAATCGAGGCGCCCCCGCGCGCCTGA
- a CDS encoding response regulator — protein MARRPRLLLIDDEPALAAFLADAARLSAFEPVIATDHRDFRDIFRTHPPDMVAIDLGMPGMDGVELLRFLADNRAQQPILIVSGFEDRIIETAFRLGRELGLNMVGPIGKPARLATLEDLFVKVRERLVA, from the coding sequence ATGGCACGCCGACCAAGGCTGCTCCTGATCGATGACGAGCCTGCGCTCGCGGCCTTCCTCGCGGATGCCGCGCGGCTCAGTGCGTTCGAGCCGGTCATCGCCACCGACCACCGGGATTTCCGCGATATCTTCCGCACCCACCCCCCCGACATGGTGGCGATCGACCTCGGCATGCCGGGCATGGACGGGGTCGAACTCTTGCGCTTCCTCGCCGACAATCGCGCGCAGCAACCGATCCTGATCGTCTCGGGCTTCGAGGATCGCATCATCGAGACCGCGTTCCGCCTCGGGCGCGAACTGGGGCTCAACATGGTCGGTCCGATCGGAAAGCCGGCGCGGCTGGCCACGCTGGAGGATTTGTTCGTCAAGGTGCGAGAGCGCCTCGTCGCGTGA
- a CDS encoding pyrroline-5-carboxylate reductase family protein — translation MSLGGSGKAMPAGWFVGCGNMGGAMVAGWVRAGRDLSKLTAISPSGREVPGVRVATDYPDESPDWVWLGHKPYQIEEVAEKLAPRAKGAVVLSILAGVECATLRRLFPHARAIVRLMPNLPVSHGEGVTGAYSDDADAALRADISAVLADLGTVPWGKSEADLTAISTVAGSGPAYVARFIAALARQAEALGLEPDVALAIALQTVAGTGLMARTSGEGMRELAVRVASPGGSTQAGLDVLDGEGGMDDLVARTVAAARRRTEEMAAEARG, via the coding sequence GTGAGCCTCGGCGGTTCGGGCAAGGCGATGCCGGCAGGCTGGTTCGTCGGCTGCGGCAATATGGGCGGCGCGATGGTCGCCGGCTGGGTCCGCGCGGGCCGCGACCTGTCGAAGCTGACCGCCATTTCGCCGTCGGGCCGCGAAGTGCCGGGGGTGCGCGTGGCAACCGATTACCCCGACGAAAGCCCCGACTGGGTGTGGCTCGGGCACAAGCCCTATCAGATCGAAGAGGTGGCGGAAAAGTTGGCGCCGCGAGCGAAAGGCGCAGTCGTGCTGTCGATCCTCGCCGGAGTGGAATGCGCAACGCTTCGACGCCTTTTCCCGCATGCCCGCGCCATCGTGCGGCTGATGCCTAATTTGCCGGTCAGCCATGGCGAAGGCGTCACCGGCGCCTATTCCGACGATGCCGATGCGGCTTTGCGGGCCGATATCTCGGCGGTCCTCGCCGATCTCGGCACGGTGCCGTGGGGCAAGTCCGAGGCCGATCTCACCGCGATCAGCACGGTTGCAGGCTCGGGCCCTGCCTATGTCGCGCGCTTCATCGCCGCGCTGGCGCGGCAGGCCGAGGCGTTGGGGCTTGAGCCCGATGTCGCGCTCGCCATCGCGCTCCAGACCGTGGCAGGGACCGGACTGATGGCACGCACCAGCGGCGAAGGCATGCGCGAACTCGCGGTCCGCGTCGCCAGTCCCGGCGGATCGACGCAGGCCGGGCTCGACGTGCTCGACGGGGAAGGCGGCATGGACGACCTCGTCGCGCGCACCGTGGCCGCGGCGCGGCGGCGTACCGAGGAAATGGCCGCCGAGGCGCGCGGCTGA
- a CDS encoding accessory factor UbiK family protein translates to MQTQNKFFDDLAKVVNGMAGTVAGMGREAEAGVKERLRDLVGSDDMVSRDEFEAVKAMAILAREENEQLKARIDAIEAASKAAAPKKKPAAKK, encoded by the coding sequence ATGCAGACCCAGAACAAGTTCTTCGACGATCTCGCCAAGGTGGTGAACGGCATGGCCGGCACCGTGGCGGGCATGGGCCGCGAGGCCGAAGCGGGCGTGAAGGAGCGCCTGCGCGACCTCGTCGGCTCGGACGACATGGTCAGCCGCGACGAGTTCGAGGCGGTGAAAGCGATGGCGATCCTCGCACGCGAGGAGAATGAGCAGTTGAAGGCCCGCATCGACGCGATCGAAGCGGCATCCAAGGCGGCCGCGCCCAAGAAGAAGCCTGCCGCGAAGAAGTGA
- a CDS encoding branched-chain amino acid aminotransferase, translating to MVQPYNDRDGFIWMDGALRPWREAEVHILTHALHYGSSVFEGQRAYNGKIFKLTEHSERLHKSAEILGFKLPWSVAEIDAACEEVLEANGLTDAYVRPVAWRGSEQMGVSAQATKPHLAIAAWEWGKYFDEKKANEGIRLDIAPYRRPAPHTAPVHAKAAGLYMICTISKHEAEAKGYDDAMMFDWEGRVAEATGANIFFIKDGVIHTPIADVFLNGITRRTVIELAKKRGIEVIERRIWPEELAQFEQCFLTGSAAEVTFVKEIGPWQFAPGDISRQLRADYDDLVNGRG from the coding sequence ATGGTACAGCCTTATAACGATCGTGACGGTTTCATCTGGATGGATGGGGCCCTGCGCCCCTGGCGCGAAGCCGAAGTGCATATCCTGACCCATGCGCTGCACTACGGTTCGAGCGTGTTCGAGGGCCAGCGCGCCTATAATGGCAAGATCTTCAAACTGACCGAACATTCGGAGCGCCTTCACAAGTCGGCCGAGATCCTCGGCTTCAAGCTGCCGTGGAGCGTCGCCGAGATCGATGCCGCCTGCGAGGAAGTGCTCGAGGCCAACGGGCTGACCGACGCTTACGTGCGTCCGGTGGCGTGGCGCGGGTCCGAACAGATGGGCGTGAGTGCGCAGGCGACCAAGCCGCACCTCGCGATCGCCGCATGGGAATGGGGCAAATATTTCGACGAGAAGAAGGCCAATGAGGGCATCCGCCTCGACATCGCGCCTTATCGTCGCCCCGCGCCGCATACCGCGCCCGTGCATGCCAAGGCGGCGGGTCTCTACATGATCTGTACCATCTCCAAGCATGAGGCCGAGGCCAAGGGCTATGACGATGCGATGATGTTCGACTGGGAAGGCCGCGTCGCCGAGGCCACCGGCGCCAACATCTTCTTCATCAAGGACGGTGTCATCCACACGCCCATCGCCGACGTCTTCCTGAACGGCATCACGCGGCGCACCGTCATCGAGCTCGCGAAAAAACGCGGCATCGAGGTGATCGAACGGCGCATCTGGCCCGAGGAGCTAGCGCAGTTCGAGCAATGCTTCCTGACCGGCAGCGCGGCCGAGGTGACCTTCGTCAAGGAAATCGGCCCGTGGCAATTCGCCCCCGGCGACATCAGCCGCCAGCTGCGCGCCGACTATGACGATCTCGTCAATGGACGAGGGTAA
- a CDS encoding putative bifunctional diguanylate cyclase/phosphodiesterase, whose product MRATTARAPHLPPSSFSIGDLLKLHSQRQAMVGAVRWRQVNQFTRIGPKVIMGNLFIAAVNAGVMMPYIPTVELAIWLVTCLVLGGMFAWRHYRLTHDPAYRAARPASFASATLGTVATTFLWWAVPLLWFVHLPPSIQLIVAGLGVVLMSTGAFMLVYVPPASVGYTLLMSVGGLIMAAQLGSLPLAILMILYCIALVMASLVIARELFIQTRSQMELAEMGELVELLRELDAPGSGGLWELDSDFNFTKMSQALTGAVGLSADKVRGRSVFRMIDPDGRYRNMSSGVRQLFTAFREQTAFRDVVVPQVYTDRWWSLSGRPHYDEDGKLIGWKGVASDVTESRTANVDALGAARSDPLTGIANRLLIRELLEQALLGQMNSHGGCALLLVDLDRFKLVNDTLGHAIGDKLLCAIAERLEKVVGGEGHVGRQGGDEFAIIWHGDIDRYSLSGLAERIISEVSRGVTIGAANINVGATIGIAIGPEDGNREDRMMRSADLALYSAKRSGRGGYAFYDHAMLEAAEDHRLLENDVREALKNDDMRLAYQPIVDAATGKMVGREALLRWRHPTRGEIAPDRFIPIIEDAGLIHQIGDWVIREACNEAARWDDQVRVAVNISAAQLTGAGLAKTVVNALALSGLHPHRLELEVTETVFLGDDPDTLASIERLRGLGVRMVLDDFGKGYSSFGYLSRAHFSKIKIDASFVRAAAAGDQQCVAIVNAILALASGLGIETTAEGVETAAQADIMRELGVGSLQGYLFGRPEILGVNVVDMAKHRRDIA is encoded by the coding sequence GTGCGCGCCACGACGGCGCGCGCGCCGCATCTGCCGCCCTCCTCCTTCTCGATCGGCGACCTCCTCAAGCTGCACAGCCAGCGGCAGGCGATGGTCGGCGCGGTGCGCTGGCGCCAAGTCAACCAGTTCACCCGGATCGGCCCCAAGGTCATCATGGGCAATCTGTTCATCGCGGCGGTGAATGCCGGTGTGATGATGCCCTATATCCCGACCGTCGAACTGGCGATCTGGTTGGTGACCTGCCTAGTCCTCGGCGGCATGTTCGCGTGGCGTCACTACCGGCTGACCCATGATCCGGCTTATCGCGCCGCCAGACCCGCGAGCTTCGCTTCCGCGACGCTCGGCACGGTGGCGACGACCTTTCTCTGGTGGGCGGTGCCACTCCTCTGGTTCGTTCATCTCCCGCCCTCGATCCAGCTGATCGTCGCCGGGCTCGGCGTCGTGCTGATGAGCACCGGGGCGTTCATGTTGGTCTACGTGCCGCCTGCGTCCGTCGGCTATACGCTGCTCATGTCGGTCGGGGGTCTCATCATGGCCGCGCAGCTTGGCAGCCTGCCGCTCGCGATCCTCATGATCCTCTACTGCATCGCGCTGGTCATGGCCTCGCTCGTCATCGCGCGCGAATTGTTCATCCAGACCCGCAGCCAGATGGAACTGGCCGAAATGGGCGAGCTCGTCGAACTGCTGCGCGAATTGGATGCCCCGGGTTCGGGCGGTTTGTGGGAATTGGACAGCGACTTCAATTTCACCAAGATGAGCCAGGCGCTCACCGGTGCGGTCGGATTGTCGGCCGACAAGGTGCGCGGGCGCTCTGTCTTCCGGATGATCGATCCCGACGGGCGCTATCGCAACATGAGCTCGGGCGTGCGCCAGCTCTTCACTGCCTTTCGCGAGCAGACGGCCTTTCGCGACGTCGTCGTGCCGCAAGTCTATACCGATCGCTGGTGGTCGCTATCCGGACGGCCCCATTATGACGAGGATGGCAAGCTCATCGGCTGGAAGGGCGTTGCTTCCGATGTCACCGAATCGCGCACGGCGAATGTCGACGCGCTGGGTGCGGCGCGCTCGGACCCGCTGACCGGCATCGCCAATCGACTCCTGATCCGCGAACTGCTCGAACAGGCACTGCTCGGGCAGATGAACAGCCATGGCGGCTGCGCGCTGCTGCTGGTCGACCTCGACCGCTTCAAGCTCGTCAACGACACGCTCGGCCATGCGATTGGCGACAAGCTATTGTGCGCCATCGCCGAGCGGCTCGAGAAGGTCGTCGGTGGCGAGGGCCATGTCGGGCGCCAAGGAGGCGATGAATTCGCCATCATCTGGCATGGCGACATCGACCGCTATTCGCTTTCCGGCCTCGCCGAGCGCATCATTTCCGAAGTCAGCCGCGGCGTGACGATCGGCGCGGCCAATATCAATGTCGGCGCCACCATCGGCATCGCCATCGGGCCCGAGGACGGCAATCGCGAGGACCGCATGATGCGCTCGGCCGATCTCGCGCTCTACAGTGCCAAGCGCTCGGGTCGCGGCGGCTATGCCTTTTACGATCACGCCATGCTCGAGGCGGCGGAGGATCACCGCCTGCTCGAAAATGACGTGCGCGAGGCGCTCAAGAACGACGATATGCGGCTCGCCTACCAGCCGATCGTCGATGCAGCGACGGGCAAGATGGTGGGGCGCGAGGCGCTCTTGCGCTGGCGCCACCCGACGCGCGGCGAAATCGCGCCCGACCGTTTCATCCCGATCATCGAGGATGCCGGTCTCATCCACCAGATCGGCGACTGGGTCATCCGCGAGGCCTGCAACGAGGCGGCGCGCTGGGACGACCAGGTGCGCGTGGCGGTGAATATCTCGGCGGCGCAGCTGACCGGTGCCGGCCTTGCCAAGACGGTGGTGAATGCGCTCGCCTTGTCGGGCCTGCATCCGCACCGGCTCGAACTCGAGGTGACCGAGACCGTGTTCCTTGGCGATGATCCCGACACGCTGGCCTCGATCGAGCGGCTGCGCGGGCTTGGCGTGCGCATGGTGCTCGACGATTTCGGCAAGGGCTATTCCAGTTTCGGCTATCTCAGCCGGGCGCATTTCTCCAAGATCAAGATCGACGCCAGCTTCGTGCGCGCTGCCGCGGCGGGCGACCAGCAGTGCGTCGCCATCGTCAACGCCATCCTCGCGCTTGCCTCGGGTCTCGGTATCGAAACCACCGCCGAGGGCGTTGAGACCGCTGCGCAGGCCGACATCATGCGCGAACTGGGGGTGGGGTCGCTGCAGGGCTATCTGTTCGGGCGGCCCGAGATCCTCGGGGTCAATGTCGTCGACATGGCCAAGCACCGCCGCGACATCGCCTGA
- a CDS encoding EAL domain-containing protein encodes MTEILELGLLDGFERALAGDRLRLVYQPKVSLKTGKLVRVEALVRWDDEKFGAVPPSRFVPLAERHGLIDPLTRWGLDTAFAQWRRWCDAGIDTGLAFNISAMSLEALDFPDLVSAKCEQHGVPSDHLVLELTEGQTQPLTNLMDTLTRFRIKGIGLAIDDFGTGYSTLMQLRQLPFTEVKIDRFFVTDAPDHRDSAAMVRAIIGLAHEIGLSATAEGVETDAQLKLVAAMNCDVVQGYRIARPLPPEELPEWIDWWANDWKSLGLGD; translated from the coding sequence GTGACGGAAATTCTCGAACTGGGGCTGCTCGACGGGTTCGAGCGAGCGCTGGCGGGCGACAGGCTCCGGCTCGTATACCAACCCAAGGTCAGCCTCAAGACCGGTAAGCTGGTTCGCGTCGAGGCACTGGTGCGCTGGGACGACGAGAAATTCGGCGCGGTACCACCCTCGCGCTTCGTGCCACTGGCCGAGCGCCACGGGCTCATCGATCCCCTCACCCGCTGGGGGCTCGACACCGCTTTCGCGCAATGGCGCCGCTGGTGCGATGCGGGCATCGACACGGGCCTTGCCTTCAATATCTCGGCGATGAGCCTCGAAGCGCTCGACTTCCCCGATCTTGTCTCGGCCAAATGCGAACAGCATGGCGTGCCGAGCGATCACCTCGTCCTCGAACTGACCGAAGGACAGACCCAGCCGCTGACCAACCTCATGGACACGCTGACGCGCTTTCGCATCAAGGGCATCGGGCTCGCCATCGACGATTTCGGCACCGGCTATTCGACCCTGATGCAGCTGCGGCAATTGCCCTTCACCGAAGTGAAGATCGACCGCTTCTTCGTCACCGACGCCCCCGATCACCGCGACAGCGCGGCGATGGTGCGCGCGATCATCGGGCTGGCACATGAGATCGGCCTCTCGGCCACCGCCGAAGGGGTCGAGACCGATGCGCAGCTGAAGCTGGTGGCGGCGATGAATTGCGACGTGGTCCAGGGCTATCGCATCGCGCGCCCGCTGCCGCCCGAGGAATTGCCCGAGTGGATCGACTGGTGGGCCAATGACTGGAAATCGCTCGGCCTCGGCGACTGA
- a CDS encoding type III secretion system chaperone family protein produces MTSEDRQVAPREEDAPVEIFEAYFRARGWASERINEGEVIASASGSWSQYELRAVWREDDSVLQFLAFPDIKVVTDKTAAIYETIGLINEQLWMGHFEYWQGPGVIAFRHAILVDNSGQLSLEAAEGTSEAALEECERFFPVFQFVLWGGKSPSEAIEAALIDTAGEA; encoded by the coding sequence ATGACGAGCGAGGACCGCCAGGTTGCGCCGCGCGAGGAAGATGCGCCGGTCGAGATTTTCGAGGCCTATTTCCGCGCCCGCGGCTGGGCTTCGGAGCGCATCAACGAGGGCGAAGTGATCGCCTCGGCCTCGGGCAGCTGGTCGCAGTACGAACTGCGCGCGGTCTGGCGCGAGGACGACAGCGTCCTTCAGTTCCTCGCCTTTCCCGACATCAAGGTCGTGACCGACAAGACGGCGGCGATCTACGAGACGATCGGGCTGATCAACGAACAGCTCTGGATGGGCCATTTCGAATATTGGCAGGGGCCGGGCGTCATCGCCTTTCGCCATGCCATCCTCGTCGACAATAGCGGACAATTGAGTCTCGAGGCCGCCGAAGGCACGAGCGAGGCGGCGCTGGAAGAATGCGAGCGCTTCTTCCCCGTCTTCCAGTTCGTCCTGTGGGGCGGCAAGTCGCCGTCGGAGGCGATCGAGGCGGCGCTGATCGACACGGCGGGCGAGGCGTGA
- a CDS encoding response regulator transcription factor, with amino-acid sequence MSVVNEGSDLNGGAGERAPVPPPEPTVPLDSISVPEEVRCLVDYSPIPAVVSDPRLPDNPLVAINDKFLEMTGYEREEILGRNCRFLSGPKTEPFLSDKIREGIDQRRPVLVEILNYKKGGEPFRNAVLIAPIFGEGDELHYFLGSQVELNGQELGPSPTRAARASELVKTLSPRQAEVMKMVASGLRNKQIAYELGLSEKTIKMHRGLVMEKLGLRSSAEMVRIAVEAGI; translated from the coding sequence ATGTCGGTTGTGAACGAGGGAAGTGACCTGAATGGCGGCGCCGGCGAGCGCGCGCCCGTACCGCCGCCCGAGCCGACGGTACCGCTCGACAGCATCAGCGTGCCCGAGGAAGTGCGTTGCCTCGTCGATTACAGCCCCATTCCCGCGGTCGTTTCCGACCCGCGCCTGCCCGACAATCCGCTGGTCGCGATCAACGACAAGTTTCTCGAGATGACCGGCTATGAGCGCGAGGAAATCCTCGGGCGCAATTGTCGCTTTCTCTCGGGTCCCAAGACCGAACCCTTCCTGTCGGACAAGATCCGTGAAGGGATCGACCAGCGTCGCCCGGTGCTGGTCGAGATCCTCAACTACAAGAAGGGCGGCGAGCCGTTCCGCAATGCGGTTCTCATCGCCCCCATTTTTGGCGAAGGCGACGAACTTCACTATTTCCTCGGAAGCCAGGTCGAACTGAACGGACAGGAACTCGGCCCGTCGCCGACCCGCGCCGCGCGCGCGAGCGAACTCGTCAAGACGCTGAGCCCGCGCCAGGCCGAAGTGATGAAGATGGTCGCCTCGGGCCTCCGGAACAAGCAGATCGCCTATGAGCTCGGCCTGTCGGAAAAGACCATCAAGATGCATCGCGGGCTGGTGATGGAAAAACTCGGGCTGCGCTCGAGTGCCGAGATGGTCCGCATCGCGGTCGAAGCCGGCATCTAA
- a CDS encoding TspO/MBR family protein, whose translation MIEPKTKPWWKYAIFLVPGIIILGSASGIGFGPDAWYEALEKPTFQPPAYLFGIVWPILYGLLGLSLSLILASQRTPARNAAIALFLLQLVLNFSWSYVFFGAHAIAFAKWHLAAILVIAALAAGRFFKIRPLAGWAMVPYLLWLIFAFTLNSAIVELNPGVSEPLFG comes from the coding sequence ATGATCGAACCGAAGACCAAGCCGTGGTGGAAATATGCGATTTTCCTCGTTCCGGGGATCATCATTCTTGGCAGCGCTTCGGGCATCGGCTTTGGACCCGACGCCTGGTATGAGGCGCTCGAGAAACCCACCTTCCAGCCGCCCGCCTATCTTTTCGGCATCGTCTGGCCGATCCTCTACGGCTTGTTGGGGCTCAGCCTGTCGCTCATCCTCGCCAGCCAGCGCACGCCTGCGCGCAATGCGGCGATCGCGCTCTTCCTGCTCCAGCTCGTGCTCAATTTTTCGTGGAGTTATGTGTTCTTCGGCGCCCATGCGATCGCCTTTGCCAAATGGCATCTCGCCGCGATCCTCGTCATTGCCGCGCTGGCGGCGGGGCGCTTCTTCAAGATTCGCCCCCTAGCCGGATGGGCGATGGTGCCCTATTTGCTGTGGCTGATCTTCGCCTTCACGCTCAACAGCGCGATCGTGGAGCTGAACCCCGGGGTGTCCGAACCCCTGTTCGGATAG
- a CDS encoding TlyA family RNA methyltransferase, whose protein sequence is MTKPKKVRADQLLVARGLAETRSKAQAYILSGNVFSAERKIDKAGEQLKDDAPLEVRGREHPWVSRGGIKLDHGLDHFEVDVTGMTALDVGSSTGGFTDVLLTRGAAKVFAVDVGTNQLAWKLRSDERVSVHEQTNARSLTGEIIPQAPDIVVCDASFIALHKVLDAALDLARPGAWAVVLVKPQFEAGRAEVGKGGVVRDPAVHQRVCDEAAAWVESKGWRVLGVEKSPITGPEGNVEFLLGAVKN, encoded by the coding sequence ATGACCAAGCCCAAGAAAGTGCGCGCCGACCAGCTGCTCGTCGCTCGCGGCCTCGCCGAGACGCGGTCGAAGGCGCAGGCCTATATCCTATCGGGCAATGTCTTTTCCGCCGAGCGCAAGATCGACAAGGCGGGCGAGCAGCTGAAGGACGACGCGCCGCTAGAGGTGCGAGGGCGCGAGCATCCGTGGGTCAGCCGCGGCGGCATCAAGCTCGACCATGGGCTCGACCATTTCGAGGTCGACGTCACGGGGATGACCGCATTGGACGTCGGCTCCTCCACCGGGGGCTTCACCGACGTGTTGCTGACGCGCGGCGCGGCCAAGGTGTTCGCGGTCGATGTCGGGACCAACCAGCTGGCGTGGAAGCTGCGCAGCGACGAGCGCGTCAGCGTGCACGAGCAGACCAATGCGCGCAGCCTGACCGGCGAGATCATCCCGCAAGCGCCCGACATCGTGGTGTGCGACGCGAGCTTTATCGCCTTGCACAAGGTGCTCGACGCCGCGCTCGACCTCGCCCGGCCCGGCGCTTGGGCGGTGGTGCTGGTGAAGCCGCAGTTCGAGGCGGGGCGCGCCGAAGTCGGCAAGGGCGGTGTGGTGCGCGATCCCGCCGTCCACCAGCGCGTCTGCGACGAGGCGGCGGCATGGGTCGAAAGCAAGGGCTGGCGCGTATTGGGTGTCGAGAAAAGTCCGATCACGGGCCCCGAAGGCAATGTGGAATTCCTGCTCGGCGCGGTGAAGAATTGA
- a CDS encoding CaiB/BaiF CoA transferase family protein → MGPLAGMRIIELAGVGPGPFAAMMLADHGAEVVRIERDGRLAIPDDPVERGRISLHLDLRDEAQRDLLLRIVEKSDALIDPFRPGRIEALGIGPDVLQARNPKLVVGRITGWGQRGPLSQRAGHDINYLALSGLLSAIGSEEQPVPPLNLVADYGGGAMMLAFGMLAALLEVRGGADRGRVVDAAMSEGAALLGTIAFAMRNVGMWTGGREGNLLDGGMALYGTYRCSDGTWLSVGALEPQFAAQFLAVLGLARDPLFDNLLDAARWDEQREVIADVIGAQPRSHWLAAFEGKDACVAPVLKLEDAPREPHHVARAAFAATPQGSVPAPVPRYGDEPLAHARTSRDAPRRLLEELGCDAAMIARIVRD, encoded by the coding sequence ATGGGGCCGCTTGCAGGCATGCGGATCATCGAATTGGCGGGCGTCGGGCCGGGGCCTTTCGCCGCGATGATGCTCGCCGACCATGGCGCCGAGGTAGTGCGGATCGAACGCGACGGACGGCTCGCCATCCCCGACGATCCCGTCGAGCGCGGCCGGATTTCGCTCCACCTCGACCTGCGCGACGAGGCACAGCGCGACCTCCTCTTGCGGATCGTCGAGAAGAGCGACGCGCTGATCGACCCTTTTCGGCCCGGGCGCATCGAGGCGCTGGGCATCGGCCCCGACGTGCTGCAGGCGCGCAATCCGAAGCTCGTCGTCGGGCGTATCACCGGCTGGGGCCAGCGCGGGCCGCTGAGCCAGCGCGCGGGCCACGACATCAACTATCTCGCGCTCTCCGGCCTCCTGTCGGCGATCGGCAGCGAGGAACAGCCGGTGCCGCCGCTCAACCTCGTCGCCGATTATGGCGGCGGGGCGATGATGCTCGCTTTCGGGATGCTCGCCGCCCTCCTCGAGGTACGGGGCGGGGCGGACAGGGGCCGCGTCGTCGATGCGGCGATGAGCGAGGGCGCGGCTTTGCTCGGCACCATCGCGTTCGCGATGCGCAATGTCGGCATGTGGACCGGCGGGCGCGAGGGCAATCTGCTCGACGGCGGGATGGCGCTTTACGGGACCTATCGGTGTTCGGACGGGACCTGGTTGTCGGTCGGCGCGCTCGAGCCGCAATTCGCCGCGCAATTCCTCGCGGTGCTGGGGCTGGCGCGCGACCCCCTGTTCGATAATCTCCTCGATGCCGCGCGCTGGGACGAGCAGCGCGAGGTGATCGCCGATGTCATCGGTGCGCAGCCGCGTAGCCACTGGCTCGCCGCCTTCGAGGGCAAGGATGCCTGCGTGGCGCCCGTCCTCAAGCTCGAGGACGCGCCGCGCGAGCCGCATCATGTGGCGCGCGCTGCCTTCGCCGCGACCCCGCAAGGCTCGGTGCCAGCGCCCGTGCCGCGCTACGGCGATGAGCCGCTGGCGCATGCGCGCACCAGCCGCGATGCGCCGCGGCGCCTGCTGGAGGAATTGGGATGCGATGCGGCGATGATCGCGCGGATCGTGCGCGACTAG